A window of the Scandinavium goeteborgense genome harbors these coding sequences:
- a CDS encoding MFS transporter produces MKTRKIGLANYLAYGSGDFLGAGTTALTAAWLLYFYTTFCGLSPIEATFIFAAARVADAVVSPLMGFLTDNFGSTWLGKRFGRRKFFIMLGIPCVFSYSFMWVGDMGFWYYLLTYLLFDIVYTMILVPYETLVPEMTDDFKQKTKFSGARIAMAQMSAILASFLPGVLLSHFGKDNAVSFFYASLVFSVLCALMLTFVWFFTWERPRENWSEAALRAEEEKKQLTLAQSLNRLIIELSSTLRIKIFRQHLGMYLGGYIAQDVFNAVFTYYVVFVLMQEASFASNLMGTMAIFQFIAVIAMMPLCIRFGPAPSYRVVVVLFGLSSISYALLYYAGLSDIWSLMLLLSAVAGLGRGGINYVPWNTYTYIADVDEVITGQRREGIFAGIMTLTRKASQAGAVMLVGIIMQMSGFVSGQKIQPEEVSHTILLILSVGTVVVLICGFLVSLRFKLNLQTHSILRDETAKMRASGHAFAEAATPEAKATVEMLAGMPFETLWGNNNIGYLNRNKPAAPPLKQDAPLNTTYNGGL; encoded by the coding sequence ATGAAAACACGTAAAATCGGATTAGCAAATTATCTTGCCTATGGCTCGGGAGATTTTCTCGGCGCAGGAACCACCGCGCTCACCGCCGCCTGGCTTTTATACTTCTACACCACCTTCTGCGGACTCTCTCCGATTGAAGCCACCTTTATCTTCGCTGCGGCAAGGGTGGCCGATGCTGTTGTCAGCCCACTGATGGGTTTCCTGACGGACAACTTCGGTTCAACCTGGCTGGGCAAGCGCTTTGGCCGTCGCAAATTCTTCATCATGTTGGGGATCCCGTGCGTGTTCAGCTACTCCTTTATGTGGGTTGGCGACATGGGATTCTGGTACTACCTGCTGACCTATCTGCTGTTTGATATCGTCTACACCATGATTCTGGTGCCGTACGAAACGCTGGTGCCGGAAATGACCGACGATTTCAAACAGAAGACCAAATTCTCCGGCGCGCGTATCGCCATGGCGCAGATGTCGGCGATCCTCGCTTCTTTCTTGCCCGGCGTGTTGCTGAGTCATTTCGGTAAGGACAACGCCGTTTCCTTTTTCTACGCAAGCCTGGTGTTCTCGGTCCTGTGCGCATTAATGCTGACCTTCGTTTGGTTCTTCACCTGGGAACGTCCGCGTGAAAACTGGAGCGAAGCCGCTCTGCGTGCTGAAGAAGAGAAGAAACAGCTGACACTGGCGCAGAGTCTTAATCGGCTGATAATCGAACTGAGTTCGACGCTGCGTATCAAGATATTCCGCCAGCATTTGGGCATGTACCTCGGCGGTTACATTGCACAGGACGTGTTCAACGCGGTGTTCACCTATTACGTGGTGTTCGTGCTGATGCAGGAAGCCTCATTTGCCTCAAACCTGATGGGCACGATGGCGATATTTCAGTTCATCGCGGTGATTGCGATGATGCCGCTGTGCATTCGCTTCGGACCTGCGCCGTCGTACCGGGTAGTGGTGGTGCTGTTTGGCCTGAGTTCAATTTCGTATGCGCTGCTCTACTACGCGGGCTTAAGCGATATCTGGAGTCTGATGCTTCTGTTATCTGCCGTCGCGGGACTGGGGCGTGGTGGTATCAACTATGTGCCGTGGAACACGTATACCTACATCGCCGATGTGGACGAAGTGATCACCGGGCAACGCCGGGAAGGGATTTTTGCCGGGATCATGACCCTGACGCGCAAGGCGTCTCAGGCAGGGGCGGTGATGCTGGTCGGAATTATTATGCAGATGTCCGGTTTTGTCTCCGGGCAGAAAATCCAGCCTGAAGAAGTCAGCCATACCATTCTGCTTATTCTTAGCGTCGGGACGGTTGTGGTGTTGATCTGCGGGTTCCTGGTTTCGCTGCGCTTCAAGCTCAATCTGCAAACCCATAGCATTCTGCGTGACGAGACCGCCAAAATGCGCGCATCCGGACACGCGTTTGCCGAGGCAGCGACGCCAGAGGCAAAAGCCACCGTGGAAATGCTCGCCGGTATGCCGTTCGAGACGCTGTGGGGCAACAACAATATCGGTTATCTGAATCGCAATAAGCCAGCGGCACCCCCGCTGAAGCAGGATGCACCACTGAATACGACGTATAACGGAGGTTTATGA
- a CDS encoding glycoside hydrolase family 88/105 protein produces MKVWPVKHSPLLCQPERFIARDELKALIQKVTHNLVNIKDQSGEFLLRLDDGRVIDTKGWAGWEWTHGVGLYGIHQYFQQTGDVQMRDIIDGWFADRFAEGATTKNVNTMAPFLTLAYRYEETRNPEYLPWLESWAEWAMHDMPRTEHGGMQHITLAEENHQQMWDDTLMMTVMPLAKIGKLLDRPEYVEEAIYQFLLHVQNLMDRQTGLWFHGWNYEGNHNFANARWARGNSWLTIVIPDFLELVDLPENNAVRRYLVQVLNAQVAALAKCQDDSGLWHTLLDDPHSYLEASATAGFAYGILKAVRKRYVAADYAEVAEKAIQGIVANISPEGELLQTSFGTGMGSNLEFYRLIPLTSMPYGQAMAILCLTEYLRKYF; encoded by the coding sequence ATGAAAGTCTGGCCTGTCAAACATAGCCCATTACTGTGTCAACCGGAGCGCTTCATCGCCCGGGACGAACTGAAAGCGTTGATCCAGAAAGTGACGCACAATCTGGTCAATATCAAGGATCAGAGTGGAGAATTCCTGCTGCGGCTGGACGACGGGCGCGTGATTGATACTAAAGGATGGGCGGGCTGGGAGTGGACGCACGGCGTGGGGCTGTACGGCATTCACCAGTATTTCCAGCAGACCGGTGATGTTCAAATGCGCGACATCATTGATGGCTGGTTTGCCGACCGCTTTGCCGAAGGGGCGACCACCAAAAATGTGAACACCATGGCGCCGTTCCTGACTCTGGCGTATCGCTACGAAGAAACGCGTAACCCGGAATATCTGCCGTGGCTCGAAAGCTGGGCGGAGTGGGCGATGCACGACATGCCGCGCACGGAACACGGCGGGATGCAGCACATCACGCTGGCGGAAGAGAACCATCAGCAGATGTGGGACGATACGCTGATGATGACCGTAATGCCGTTGGCGAAAATCGGCAAGCTGCTCGACCGCCCTGAATACGTGGAAGAGGCGATTTATCAGTTCCTGCTACACGTGCAGAACCTGATGGACCGTCAGACCGGATTGTGGTTCCACGGCTGGAATTACGAAGGCAATCATAACTTTGCTAATGCACGTTGGGCACGCGGCAATAGCTGGCTGACTATCGTAATTCCGGATTTCCTCGAGCTGGTGGACCTGCCGGAGAACAACGCCGTGCGCCGCTATCTGGTGCAGGTGCTGAACGCACAGGTTGCCGCGCTGGCAAAATGTCAGGACGACAGCGGCCTGTGGCACACGCTGCTGGATGACCCGCACTCCTATCTGGAAGCCTCGGCTACCGCCGGTTTTGCCTACGGCATTCTGAAAGCGGTACGCAAACGCTACGTTGCAGCAGATTATGCAGAAGTGGCGGAGAAAGCGATTCAGGGCATTGTGGCAAATATCTCGCCGGAAGGAGAGCTGCTGCAAACGTCGTTTGGCACTGGCATGGGCAGTAATCTGGAGTTCTACCGCCTGATACCGCTGACCTCAATGCCTTATGGCCAGGCGATGGCGATCCTCTGTTTAACGGAATATTTGCGGAAATACTTCTAA
- the lpxA gene encoding acyl-ACP--UDP-N-acetylglucosamine O-acyltransferase — translation MSISPLSRIAASSLVEPGAVIGAYVSIGPFCVISSGVVIGEGTVVGAFSVINGLTTIGRDNTFGQYASIGESNQDLKYANEPTTVVIGDRNQIGKNATIHRGTVQGLSTTVIGDDNRFLNGVHIGHDCVVGNGTMIGDNSGLAGHVVLDDGAQVGFMCAIHQFCLLGSGASIVDQSGVVQDVPPFVTAGGNHAVPLGVNEASSVFQALNKEQQNLIHELYQCVYKQALAIDEVKKMLKIQESDFPVIGIFDRFFARSARGIVR, via the coding sequence TTGTCCATTTCGCCCTTGTCCCGCATCGCCGCCAGCAGTCTGGTGGAGCCCGGGGCTGTTATCGGTGCGTACGTCAGCATTGGCCCGTTTTGTGTAATTTCTTCAGGCGTTGTGATCGGCGAAGGCACCGTTGTCGGGGCTTTTTCGGTGATTAACGGGCTGACCACGATTGGTCGCGACAATACCTTCGGCCAGTACGCTTCTATCGGTGAAAGCAATCAGGATCTCAAATACGCGAATGAACCCACGACGGTCGTTATCGGCGATCGAAATCAGATAGGCAAAAATGCCACGATTCATCGGGGGACCGTGCAAGGGCTGAGTACCACCGTTATTGGTGATGACAATCGGTTTCTCAACGGCGTGCATATCGGCCACGATTGTGTGGTGGGTAACGGGACAATGATTGGCGACAATAGCGGACTTGCCGGCCATGTTGTGCTGGATGATGGTGCTCAGGTTGGCTTTATGTGTGCCATCCATCAGTTCTGTTTGCTGGGCAGTGGCGCCAGCATCGTTGACCAGTCCGGGGTCGTTCAGGATGTGCCGCCGTTTGTGACCGCGGGCGGAAATCATGCGGTTCCGTTGGGCGTGAACGAAGCGTCCAGCGTGTTCCAGGCGTTAAACAAAGAGCAGCAGAATCTCATTCATGAGCTGTATCAGTGTGTCTACAAGCAGGCGCTGGCAATTGATGAAGTGAAAAAGATGCTAAAAATCCAGGAAAGTGATTTCCCGGTGATTGGGATTTTTGACAGGTTCTTTGCGCGTTCTGCGCGGGGAATTGTTCGTTAA
- the argS gene encoding arginine--tRNA ligase — protein sequence MNIQALLSEKVSQALIAAGAPADCEPQVRQSAKVQFGDYQANGVMAVAKKLGMAPRQLAEQVLSHLSLDGIANKVEIAGPGFINIFLDPAFLAQGVNDALKSDRLGVAQPEAQTIVIDYSAPNVAKEMHVGHLRSTIIGDAAVRTQEFLGHKVIRANHVGDWGTQFGMLIAYLEKQQQENTGEMALADLEGFYRQAKQHYDEDAAFAERARSYVVKLQGGDPYFLEMWRKLVDITMEQNQITYDRLNVTLTRDDVMGESLYNPMLPGIVADLKDQGLATESEGATVVFLDEYKNKDGEPMGVIIQKKDGGYLYTTTDIACAKYRFETLCADRVLYYIDSRQHQHLMQAWTIVRKAGYVPDSVPLEHHMFGMMLGKDGKPFKTRAGGTVKLSDLLDEALERARRLVAEKNPDMPADELEKLANTVGIGAVKYADLSKNRTTDYVFDWDNMLAFEGNTAPYMQYAYTRVLSVFRKAGLEENAIVNAPVVINEDREAQLAARLLQFEETVNVVAREGTPHVMCSYLYDLAGLFSGFYEHCPILSAESEEIRNSRLKLALLTSKTLKLGLDMLGIETVERM from the coding sequence GTGAATATTCAGGCTCTTCTCTCAGAAAAAGTCAGTCAGGCCCTGATTGCGGCAGGTGCGCCTGCCGATTGCGAACCGCAGGTTCGTCAGTCAGCAAAAGTACAGTTTGGTGACTATCAGGCCAACGGCGTGATGGCTGTTGCCAAAAAACTGGGCATGGCGCCGCGACAACTCGCAGAGCAGGTTCTGTCTCATCTCAGCCTCGACGGCATCGCCAATAAGGTCGAAATCGCCGGTCCTGGCTTTATCAATATCTTCCTCGACCCGGCGTTTCTGGCGCAGGGCGTGAACGATGCGCTGAAATCTGACCGTCTCGGCGTCGCGCAGCCTGAAGCGCAAACTATCGTTATCGATTACTCCGCGCCAAACGTGGCGAAAGAGATGCACGTCGGCCACCTGCGTTCCACCATCATTGGTGATGCCGCGGTGCGTACCCAGGAATTCCTGGGCCATAAAGTTATCCGCGCGAACCACGTCGGTGACTGGGGTACCCAGTTCGGGATGCTGATTGCGTATCTGGAAAAACAGCAGCAGGAAAACACCGGTGAAATGGCGCTGGCAGACCTCGAAGGTTTCTATCGCCAGGCGAAACAGCATTACGACGAAGACGCAGCCTTCGCCGAGCGCGCACGTAGCTACGTGGTGAAACTGCAGGGCGGCGACCCGTACTTCCTCGAGATGTGGCGCAAGCTGGTCGACATCACCATGGAACAAAACCAGATTACTTACGACCGTCTGAATGTCACCCTGACCCGCGACGACGTTATGGGTGAAAGCCTGTACAACCCGATGCTGCCGGGCATCGTGGCAGACCTGAAAGATCAGGGTCTGGCGACCGAGAGCGAAGGCGCAACCGTGGTGTTCCTTGATGAGTACAAAAACAAGGACGGCGAACCGATGGGCGTCATCATCCAGAAAAAGGATGGCGGCTACCTCTACACCACGACCGATATCGCCTGCGCGAAATACCGTTTCGAAACCCTGTGCGCCGACCGCGTGCTCTATTACATCGACTCCCGTCAACACCAGCACCTGATGCAGGCGTGGACCATCGTGCGTAAGGCCGGTTACGTGCCTGATTCGGTTCCGCTGGAACACCATATGTTCGGCATGATGCTGGGTAAAGACGGCAAGCCGTTCAAAACTCGCGCCGGTGGCACCGTGAAACTGTCTGACCTGCTGGATGAAGCGCTGGAACGCGCCCGTCGTCTGGTGGCAGAAAAGAACCCGGACATGCCTGCCGACGAGCTGGAAAAACTGGCCAATACCGTGGGTATCGGTGCGGTGAAATACGCGGATCTCTCCAAGAACCGTACCACCGACTACGTATTCGACTGGGACAACATGCTGGCGTTTGAAGGCAACACCGCGCCGTATATGCAATATGCATATACCCGCGTGCTGTCCGTGTTCCGCAAAGCCGGTCTGGAAGAGAACGCTATAGTCAATGCGCCGGTGGTGATTAATGAAGATCGCGAAGCCCAGCTGGCAGCGCGTCTGCTGCAGTTCGAAGAAACCGTAAACGTGGTTGCACGTGAAGGCACGCCGCACGTGATGTGTTCGTACCTGTACGACCTCGCGGGCCTGTTCTCCGGCTTCTACGAGCACTGCCCTATTCTGAGCGCCGAAAGCGAAGAGATTCGCAACAGTCGCCTGAAACTGGCGCTGCTGACCTCGAAGACGCTGAAACTGGGTCTGGATATGCTTGGGATTGAAACCGTAGAGCGTATGTAA
- a CDS encoding VOC family protein, whose amino-acid sequence MNWKTIEALQDIEADLPRFTHALTDLADHLGLHIAPLNADHISLRCHQNATAERWRSGLEQCGELLSENIINGRPICLFKLHEPVCVAHWQFSVVELPWPGEKRYPHEGWEHIEIVLPGDPETLNARALALLSDDGLSQPGIFVKTSSPKGERERLPNPTLAVTDGKVTIKFHPWTIEDIVASEAGDATM is encoded by the coding sequence GTGAACTGGAAAACTATCGAAGCATTACAGGATATAGAGGCGGATCTGCCGCGTTTTACGCACGCGCTGACGGACCTTGCTGACCATCTGGGTCTGCACATTGCCCCGCTGAATGCCGATCATATTTCCCTGCGCTGCCACCAGAATGCCACCGCAGAGCGCTGGCGCAGCGGGTTAGAGCAGTGCGGCGAACTGCTGTCGGAAAACATCATTAACGGTCGTCCAATTTGCCTGTTCAAACTGCATGAACCGGTGTGCGTCGCGCACTGGCAATTCAGCGTGGTGGAGCTGCCGTGGCCGGGTGAAAAACGTTACCCGCACGAAGGCTGGGAACATATTGAAATCGTTCTGCCGGGCGACCCTGAAACGCTGAATGCCCGCGCGCTGGCGCTGCTGTCCGACGACGGATTAAGCCAGCCGGGGATATTCGTCAAAACCAGTTCGCCAAAAGGCGAGCGCGAACGTCTGCCTAACCCGACGCTGGCGGTCACTGACGGCAAGGTCACGATTAAATTTCACCCCTGGACTATCGAAGACATTGTGGCGAGCGAAGCAGGCGACGCGACAATGTGA
- the cutC gene encoding copper homeostasis protein CutC, with product MALLEVCCYSMECAREAQERGADRIELCAAPLEGGLTPSIGVLKTTRQQVTIPVHPIIRPRGGDFCYTDGEFAAMLDDVHTVRELGFPGLVIGILDAHGQVDMPRMREIMAAAGPLAVTFHRAFDMCVNPQQAFDNLAELGVARILTSGQQQTAEKGLSLLGELITRGDVPIIMAGAGVRANNLALFLDAGVKELHSSAGHWVPSVMQYRNPGLSMSTDPTADEYSRYAVNGESVAEMKAIVDRYSK from the coding sequence ATGGCTTTGTTGGAAGTGTGCTGTTACAGCATGGAGTGTGCGCGTGAGGCGCAGGAAAGAGGCGCTGACCGAATTGAACTGTGCGCCGCACCGCTGGAAGGCGGCTTAACGCCTTCAATTGGCGTACTGAAAACGACGCGCCAGCAGGTAACTATCCCGGTGCATCCGATCATTCGCCCACGCGGCGGAGATTTTTGCTACACCGACGGTGAGTTTGCCGCGATGCTGGACGATGTGCACACGGTGCGTGAACTCGGTTTTCCGGGGCTGGTAATCGGTATTCTCGATGCCCATGGTCAGGTCGATATGCCACGGATGCGTGAAATCATGGCCGCTGCCGGTCCGCTTGCCGTCACGTTTCACCGGGCGTTTGATATGTGCGTCAATCCGCAGCAGGCCTTTGATAATCTCGCAGAACTGGGTGTGGCGCGCATTCTGACATCCGGCCAACAGCAGACGGCGGAAAAAGGTCTTTCACTTCTTGGGGAACTAATTACCCGAGGTGATGTTCCAATCATTATGGCCGGAGCAGGCGTGCGAGCGAACAACCTGGCGTTGTTCCTCGATGCAGGCGTAAAAGAGCTTCACAGCTCAGCCGGACACTGGGTTCCGTCGGTGATGCAATACCGAAACCCGGGGCTGTCGATGTCGACCGACCCGACGGCAGACGAATACTCACGATACGCCGTGAATGGCGAATCGGTAGCGGAGATGAAGGCGATAGTTGACCGTTACAGCAAATAG
- the cmoB gene encoding tRNA 5-methoxyuridine(34)/uridine 5-oxyacetic acid(34) synthase CmoB, translated as MIEFGNFYQLIAKDPLLSRWLETLPAQIGAWQRDALHGQFKQWSRAVEFMPEIQPWKLDLLHSVTAESEQPLGEGPLIRIDKLLRNLMPWRKGPFSLYGVNIDTEWRSDWKWDRVLPHLSDLTGRTILDVGCGSGYHMWRMIGAGAKLAVGIDPTQLFLCQFEAVRKLLGNDQRAHLLPLGIEQMPVLNAFDTVFSMGVLYHRRSPLEHLWQLKDQLVSEGELVLETLVVEGDENTVLVPGDRYAQMRNVYFIPSAPALKQWLEKCGFVDVRIVDMNVTSTEEQRRTEWMTTESLAEFLDPNDSSKTIEGYPAPLRAVLVAKKP; from the coding sequence ATGATCGAGTTTGGCAATTTTTATCAGCTGATCGCCAAAGATCCGCTGCTCTCTCGTTGGCTTGAAACCCTGCCCGCGCAGATTGGCGCCTGGCAGCGTGACGCGCTGCACGGACAGTTTAAACAGTGGTCTCGTGCAGTGGAATTCATGCCTGAAATTCAGCCATGGAAACTCGACCTGCTGCACAGCGTCACCGCCGAGAGCGAACAGCCGCTCGGCGAAGGCCCGCTGATCCGCATCGACAAACTGCTGCGTAACCTGATGCCATGGCGCAAAGGGCCGTTTTCGCTGTATGGCGTGAACATCGACACAGAATGGCGTTCCGACTGGAAGTGGGATCGCGTTCTGCCACACCTGTCAGATTTAACCGGGCGCACCATTCTCGACGTCGGCTGTGGCAGCGGATATCACATGTGGCGCATGATTGGCGCGGGTGCGAAGCTGGCGGTCGGTATCGACCCGACGCAGCTGTTCTTGTGCCAGTTCGAAGCGGTTCGTAAGCTGCTCGGCAACGATCAGCGCGCGCACCTGCTGCCGCTTGGTATTGAGCAAATGCCAGTGCTGAACGCGTTCGATACCGTGTTTTCGATGGGCGTGCTGTATCACCGTCGTTCCCCGCTGGAACATCTGTGGCAGCTGAAAGATCAGTTAGTCAGTGAAGGTGAGCTGGTACTGGAAACACTGGTTGTTGAAGGCGATGAAAACACCGTCCTGGTGCCAGGCGACCGCTACGCGCAAATGCGAAATGTGTACTTTATCCCGTCCGCGCCTGCGCTAAAGCAGTGGCTGGAAAAATGCGGGTTTGTCGACGTACGCATTGTTGACATGAACGTCACCAGCACCGAAGAACAGCGCCGCACCGAGTGGATGACCACCGAATCGCTGGCCGAATTCCTCGACCCGAACGACAGCAGCAAAACTATCGAAGGCTACCCCGCCCCGCTGCGTGCAGTGCTGGTCGCCAAAAAGCCGTAA
- the cmoA gene encoding carboxy-S-adenosyl-L-methionine synthase CmoA, producing the protein MPHRDTLFSAPIASLGDWTFDERVAEVFPDMIQRSVPGYSNIISMIGMLAERFVQPDTQVYDLGCSLGAATLSIRRNIVHEGCKIIGVDNSPAMVERCRRHIDAYKAPTPVEIIEGDIRDIKIENASMVVLNFTMQFIEPPERQALLEKIHKGLNPGGALVLSEKFSFEDQKVGELLFNMHHDFKRANGYSELEISQKRSMLENVMLTDSVEAHKARLRAAGFAHSELWFQCFNFGSLVALKAGADE; encoded by the coding sequence ATGCCCCATCGCGACACGCTTTTTTCTGCCCCGATCGCAAGCCTGGGTGACTGGACCTTTGATGAACGGGTGGCTGAAGTTTTCCCCGACATGATCCAGCGCTCGGTGCCCGGTTATTCCAATATCATCTCAATGATTGGCATGCTGGCAGAGCGCTTTGTGCAACCCGACACACAGGTTTATGACCTCGGCTGCTCGCTCGGCGCGGCAACACTGTCGATTCGCCGCAATATCGTCCACGAAGGCTGCAAAATTATCGGCGTGGATAACTCCCCGGCGATGGTTGAACGCTGCCGTCGACATATCGACGCGTATAAAGCGCCGACACCGGTCGAAATTATTGAGGGCGATATTCGCGATATTAAGATTGAGAACGCCTCGATGGTGGTGCTCAACTTTACGATGCAGTTTATTGAGCCGCCGGAGCGCCAGGCGCTGCTGGAAAAAATCCACAAAGGCTTGAATCCGGGCGGCGCGCTGGTGCTGTCAGAAAAATTCAGCTTTGAAGATCAGAAAGTCGGCGAACTCCTGTTCAACATGCATCACGACTTCAAGCGTGCCAACGGTTACAGCGAGCTGGAAATCAGCCAGAAGCGCAGCATGCTGGAAAACGTGATGCTGACCGATTCGGTCGAAGCCCATAAAGCGCGCCTGCGCGCCGCTGGCTTTGCGCATAGCGAACTGTGGTTCCAGTGCTTTAACTTCGGCTCACTGGTCGCCCTGAAAGCTGGGGCTGACGAATGA
- a CDS encoding MAPEG family protein, giving the protein MVSALYAVLGALLLIKFSFDVVRLRLQYRVAYGDGGFNELQSAIRIHGNAVEYIPIGLLLLLFMEMNGAETWMVHVCGLLLIAGRLMHYWGFHHRLFRWRRSAMSATWCSLLLMVLANLWYLPWELVFSLR; this is encoded by the coding sequence ATGGTTAGCGCGTTGTACGCCGTGCTGGGTGCATTATTGTTGATTAAGTTTTCTTTCGATGTTGTTCGGCTGCGCTTGCAGTACCGCGTGGCCTATGGCGACGGTGGTTTCAATGAACTGCAAAGTGCTATCCGCATTCACGGCAATGCGGTGGAGTACATTCCGATTGGCCTGCTGCTGTTACTGTTCATGGAGATGAACGGGGCGGAAACGTGGATGGTGCACGTCTGCGGTCTGCTGCTCATCGCCGGACGCCTGATGCATTACTGGGGTTTTCACCACCGACTGTTCCGCTGGCGTCGTTCAGCAATGAGCGCCACCTGGTGTTCGCTGTTGCTAATGGTGCTGGCAAACCTGTGGTATCTGCCTTGGGAGTTGGTTTTCTCCCTGCGTTAG
- a CDS encoding DUF72 domain-containing protein, whose translation MTDAKHFALQAGEKRRVYIGLPQWSHPKWVRLGITGLEEYARHFNCVEGNTTLYALPRAEIVQRWHAQTTDDFRFCFKFPSTISHQAALRHCDDLTAEFFSRMAPLDQRIGQYWLQLPATFSPADLPALWHFLDGLPEAFSYGVEVRHPLFFDKGDAELQFNRGLHERGVNRVILDSRPVHSAIAHSEAVIDAQRKKPKVPVHAVITASHPMVRFIGSDNMAQNREFFAVWLKALPKWSQTTTPFLFLHTPDIAQAPELVDTLWNSLRDVLPEIGPAPAIPQQNSLF comes from the coding sequence ATGACAGACGCTAAGCATTTCGCGTTGCAGGCAGGCGAAAAGCGACGAGTTTATATAGGATTGCCGCAATGGTCGCACCCCAAGTGGGTGCGTCTTGGCATTACCGGTCTTGAAGAATATGCCCGCCACTTTAACTGCGTGGAGGGTAATACCACGCTGTACGCCCTGCCCCGCGCCGAAATCGTTCAGCGCTGGCATGCGCAGACCACCGATGATTTTCGTTTCTGTTTTAAATTCCCGTCGACCATCAGCCATCAGGCAGCGCTTCGCCACTGCGACGATCTCACCGCCGAGTTTTTCAGCCGAATGGCTCCGCTGGATCAGCGCATCGGTCAATACTGGCTGCAGCTCCCCGCCACTTTTTCGCCAGCCGATTTGCCCGCGCTGTGGCACTTTCTCGACGGTTTACCCGAGGCGTTTTCCTACGGCGTCGAAGTGCGTCATCCCCTCTTTTTCGACAAGGGTGACGCGGAGTTACAGTTTAATCGCGGGCTGCATGAGCGCGGTGTGAATCGCGTAATCCTCGACAGTCGCCCGGTACACAGCGCCATTGCGCACAGCGAAGCGGTCATTGACGCCCAGCGTAAAAAACCGAAAGTGCCGGTGCACGCCGTCATCACGGCCAGTCACCCGATGGTACGGTTTATCGGCAGCGATAACATGGCGCAGAATCGTGAATTTTTTGCCGTCTGGCTTAAAGCCCTGCCGAAATGGTCACAGACCACCACCCCTTTCCTTTTCCTGCATACGCCGGACATCGCCCAGGCGCCTGAGCTGGTCGACACGCTGTGGAACAGTCTGCGTGACGTCCTGCCCGAGATTGGCCCCGCGCCTGCTATCCCACAGCAAAATTCGCTTTTTTGA
- a CDS encoding hydrolase, with protein MLELNAKKTALVVIDLQEGILPYAGGPHTSTDVVTKSAKLAAKCREQGSPVVMVRVGWSADGGDAVNTLVDAQVPAHTLPENWMTYPTALGKKDTDIEVTKRQWGAFYGTELELQLRRRGVDTIILCGIATNIGVESTARNAWELGFNLVIAEDACSAADAEQHQGSFTNIFPRIARIRSTEEILAAL; from the coding sequence ATGTTGGAACTGAACGCAAAAAAAACAGCACTGGTAGTCATCGATCTTCAGGAAGGCATTCTCCCGTATGCTGGCGGCCCGCACACATCCACTGACGTGGTAACAAAATCTGCTAAGTTAGCGGCCAAATGTCGTGAACAAGGTTCACCAGTAGTCATGGTTCGCGTGGGCTGGTCAGCTGACGGCGGCGACGCGGTGAACACGCTGGTCGATGCTCAGGTTCCTGCGCATACACTGCCAGAAAACTGGATGACCTACCCGACTGCGCTCGGCAAAAAAGACACTGACATTGAAGTCACCAAACGCCAGTGGGGCGCGTTTTACGGCACCGAGCTGGAACTTCAGCTACGTCGTCGTGGCGTAGACACCATCATTCTGTGCGGCATCGCCACCAATATCGGTGTGGAATCCACTGCACGTAATGCCTGGGAGCTGGGCTTCAACCTGGTTATCGCCGAAGATGCGTGCAGCGCCGCAGATGCAGAACAGCATCAGGGCAGCTTTACCAACATCTTCCCACGCATCGCCCGCATTCGCAGCACTGAGGAAATCCTCGCTGCGCTATGA